In Archocentrus centrarchus isolate MPI-CPG fArcCen1 chromosome 24, fArcCen1, whole genome shotgun sequence, one DNA window encodes the following:
- the LOC115774421 gene encoding cytochrome P450 2K1-like, producing the protein MYLLILSQCLKSSFIQKAMEILAAFAQSFNAVLLGALAVLLLIFFIIVSNFSSQRNGKQPPGPRALPVLGNLLQLDLTRPYNTLLKLAKKYGSVFTIYLGPQKVVVLAGFKTVKEALVDHDDVFGDRYSIHILNEFSQGHGILWSNGDSWKEMRRFALTTLRDFGMGKRACEDKITEECQQLIEVFKKFKGKAFDTTQPMNHAVSNIICSIVYGSRFEYDDPEFTALVDQTNRNAQIFGSPSVQLYNMFPSLLKWIANRKEFHRIAAANMKQNLTIINHLKENLNPQMSRSFVDAFMLRKQTLEESGVTNSHFHDDNLLITVMNLFAAGTETTSTTLRWALLLMAKYPKIQDEVQEELRRVIGDRQVQVADRKNLPFTDAVIHETQRLSSIFPAGLPHKTTRDITFQGHFIEKGTTVFPLLTSVLHDPDEWERPHSFYPAHFLDKEKKFVKRDAFIPFSAGRRICLGEGLARMELFLFFVTLLQHFRFTPAPGVSEDELDLTPSVGITLTPPPHKLCAVSQI; encoded by the exons ATGTACCTCCTTATTCTCTCACAGTGCTTGAAAAGTTCTTTCATCCAGAAAGCCATGGAAATATTAGCTGCTTTTGCTCAGTCCTTCAACGCGGTCTTGTTAGGGGCTCTCGCGGTTCTCCTgctcatttttttcatcattgtTTCAAACTTCAGTTCCCAAAGGAACGGGAAGCAGCCTCCAGGACCCAGAGCGCTTCCCGTGCTTGGgaacctgctgcagctggaccTGACAAGACCCTACAACACATTACTGAAA TTAGCCAAGAAATATGGCTCAGTCTTCACAATCTACCTGGGACCCCAAAAGGTGGTAGTCCTGGCAGGATTTAAGACAGTGAAGGAGGCACTTGTTGACCATGACGATGTGTTTGGAGACAGATATTCAATCCACATTTTGAATGAATTTAGCCAAGGACACG GGATTTTATGGTCCAACGGTGATTCATGGAAAGAAATGAGGCGCTTTGCATTGACTACTCTGAGAGATTTTGGGATGGGCAAGAGAGCATGTGAGGACAAAATCACCGAAGAATGTCAACAACTCATTGAGGTTTTTAAGAAATTTAAAG GAAAAGCTTTTGATACAACTCAACCAATGAATCATGCAGTGTCTAATATTATCTGCTCCATTGTCTATGGGAGCAGATTTGAATATGATGATCCAGAGTTTACAGCTTTGGTGgatcaaacaaacagaaatgctcAAATCTTTGGATCACCTTCAGTACAG CTGTACAACATGTTTCCATCATTGCTCAAGTGGATTGCTAACAGGAAGGAATTCCACAGAATTGCTGCTGCCAACATGAAGCAAAACCTCACCATCATCAATCACTTAAAAGAGAATCTGAATCCACAGATGAGCAGAAGCTTTGTGGATGCCTTTATGCTTCGCAAGCAAACACTGGAG GAATCTGGGGTTACCAACAGTCACTTCCATGATGATAACCTTTTGATAACAGTCATGAATCTGTTTGCTGCTGGCACTGAGACGACATCAACCACACTGAGATGGGCACTTCTGCTTATGGCCAAGTATCCAAAGATACAGG ATGAGGTCcaggaggagctgaggagggtcaTAGGAGATCGCCAGGTGCAGGTCGCTGACAGGAAAAACCTGCCCTTCACTGACGCCGTCATCCATGAGACGCAGAGACTGAGCAGCATCTTCCCCGCTGGACTTCCTCACAAAACCACCCGAGACATCACTTTTCAAGGTCACTTTATCGAGAAG GGAACCACAGTGTTTCCTCTCTTGACATCTGTCCTGCATGATCCCGACGAGTGGGAGAGACCACACAGCTTTTATCCTGCACACTTTCTggacaaagagaaaaagtttGTCAAGCGAGACGCCTTCATTCCATTTTCTGCAG GTCGCAGGATTTGTCTTGGAGAGGGTCTGGCCAGGATGgagctcttcctcttcttcgtcACCCTCCTGCAGCATTTTCGTTTCACTCCTGCACCTGGAGTTTCAGAGGATGAATTAGATCTGACGCCCAGTGTGGGCATTACACTCACCCCTCCACCTCACAAACTCTGTGCTGTTTCCCAAATATGA